One part of the Bacteroidia bacterium genome encodes these proteins:
- the ilvC gene encoding ketol-acid reductoisomerase, translated as MAVINFGGVDETVVTREEYPLEKSREILQGDTLAVLGYGVQGPAQALNLKENGFNVIIGQRENSASWDKAVADGWVPGQTLFSLEEACAKATIIMNLLSDAGQIATWPTVKSHLTEGKTLCFSHGFAITYHDQTSIIPPENVDVVLVAPKGSGTSLRRNFLAGAGINSSFAIHQNATGNAREKIIAIGIGIGSGFLFETTFKKEVFSDLTGERGILMGALAGVMEAQYNILREKGHSPSEAFNETVEELTQSLIRLVAENGMDWMYANCSTTAQRGALDWKDRFRDATAPVFADLYESVATGNEARITIEANSDPQYREKLGEELAAIADSEMWRAGAAVRELRPERQSANSNA; from the coding sequence AGTAATCAATTTTGGCGGCGTCGATGAAACGGTTGTAACCCGCGAGGAATATCCCCTCGAAAAATCGAGAGAAATCCTTCAGGGAGATACTCTGGCGGTATTGGGATATGGCGTGCAAGGGCCCGCACAGGCACTCAATTTGAAAGAAAATGGATTCAATGTAATCATTGGTCAGCGGGAAAATTCTGCTAGCTGGGACAAAGCTGTTGCTGATGGCTGGGTACCTGGACAGACTTTATTCTCCTTGGAAGAAGCCTGCGCAAAAGCTACAATCATTATGAATTTGCTTTCTGACGCAGGTCAAATAGCCACATGGCCAACCGTAAAATCTCACCTGACAGAAGGAAAAACTCTTTGCTTCTCTCATGGATTTGCGATTACCTATCACGATCAGACTTCTATAATTCCTCCTGAGAATGTAGATGTTGTACTTGTAGCTCCTAAAGGTTCAGGAACCAGCTTGAGAAGAAACTTTTTAGCAGGAGCAGGAATCAATTCCAGTTTTGCTATCCACCAAAACGCTACCGGAAACGCCAGAGAAAAAATCATTGCTATCGGTATTGGTATTGGTTCTGGATTCCTTTTTGAAACAACTTTCAAGAAAGAAGTATTTAGCGACCTTACCGGAGAAAGAGGTATCCTTATGGGTGCTTTGGCTGGGGTAATGGAAGCTCAATACAATATTCTGAGAGAAAAAGGACATTCTCCTTCTGAGGCATTCAATGAAACCGTAGAGGAATTGACACAATCTCTGATCCGTTTGGTTGCTGAAAATGGCATGGACTGGATGTATGCCAACTGTTCTACAACAGCACAAAGAGGAGCTTTGGATTGGAAAGATCGTTTCCGCGATGCTACTGCACCTGTTTTTGCAGATCTCTATGAGAGTGTAGCAACTGGAAATGAAGCAAGAATCACGATAGAAGCTAATAGTGATCCTCAGTATAGAGAAAAGCTGGGTGAAGAATTGGCGGCAATCGCAGATTCAGAAATGTGGCGTGCAGGAGCAGCTGTAAGAGAGCTCCGTCCAGAAAGACAAAGCGCAAATAGTAACGCATAA